GAGTTATACCATTCGCCTCTGCGAAGCATTATTCTACGCATATGAACACGAATTAAGTTAACAGCAGCTAAACCTAAAGCTACAGAAGCAATAATTGTTCCCCAGTTTTGGATTTCAGTTGAGGCTTTGCTCATGAATCCAATAGAGAAGAATCCGTCTATTATAATAATAAGTGCAAAAATAAAAGTTAACGCTATCATTAATCCTTGTGATTTCATAATTATCTAGCTCCCCTTCCTATTTACCCAATAAATCTTTTAGGGAAGTAACACCAAATGTTGTGGTTAAAACACCAGCAACAAGTAGCACCATAACGTATAATTTACCAATATCTTGTCCTGCAATACTTCCTAATTTAATTGGGTTTCCTGAGGCTATAGCACCTGCAGCATATAATTCTTCACCGATTAAAACATAGTCACATGCAGCAACAAAGAAAGGCACCTGTGAAATATTGGCAGAACCAGCAATCTGAATAGCTCCAGCATGGAAACCAGCCTCAGCTATCATTAATGACTCAGCCCAGAAAGCTCCTAATAAAATACTTGCAGCAGCTTTTTCACGTTGAATAACACCCATTACAGCAGCAGCATAAGCAAACTGCTCACTTGATAAATACTGAACGCTATCTTCGTCAAACGCCTCTATATTGCCCTCTGACATATATGCTTGACGCACAACTTCTTCGGCTAATGGTAAAACAATTGGCTGACGAATAGATACAAACAATCTAGCACCATAACGTGCTACTAATTTAGCTACTAAACCTAAAGTCTCTAAACCAGCAAATGTTTGAGCAGCAGTAACTCCAGATAAAGGTGCGATACCAGGACTAAAGTGAACCATACGTCCCATTTCTGTAGCACGACCTACAGCCTCTTCAATTGCATCTAAACCAGCGATTGTTCTGATATTAAATACTGCGCCACCACGAGCCTTTTGGATATACAAGATGATTGCTCCAGAAATTAAGATTAGAGAAATAAATTGGAACAAAACTCCAGACTTCATAAGCAGAGACACCTCCTAAGAATTTAGTGAATTCTCTCTTTAGCAAAACTCAAGCTTAAGAGTAAAAATAGCTCTCATTAATTATTGTAATCAGCATATGCATCTACCAACCTAACAATATGAAAGCTTACCTATAACTAAAAGAGATGCACCTCTTTTAGCTTGCTATGCAAATCTGCCATTTATTAAAGGATTAGAGAAGTTAAATAAACAGCAAATAGCACTGCTCCGGCTTATTTATTATACATAAATAATCATTGCAGTGCAACTTTATAAACATTTTTTACCATCAATATGTTTTGTAATCACTTCTTATAAATTGTCGTTTTTCCTTCAATTCCCCGCCATTGATTCATAATGGCAATAGGGGCACTCTGAGATATCACACTCCATACATTTCATGATCATTTTATCTAGCAATTTACTTCTGGCAATAATTTTCTCCTTGTTTAAAGGATGTTCAGTTAAACTCTTATTTAGTTCGGTTCTTAATCTCTCAATAGTTTTCCGCATTTCACAGTAACGGCCATACATTTGGTCTTCCATGCCCTACCCCTCTTTCTACTACTTTTATCTTAATGGCTATGTTCGGATTATTTCGGATGATGTCGATATAATTCCTTCTTACCATTATAAGTTTTTACAAGCTTTTATATCCAGTTGTAATTTAATGAAGAACTATGTCGAATTTCGTATATTATTTATATTTATCTCATATTTACGTAGAGGAATTTATAATGTAAATGTATAAATTAAACTTTAATTGCTAAAAATTATTAATGAAGATATAATTTTTTATTTTTAATTTATTTTATATACTTAGTTAGGAGGTATTTTTATATGATTACTGATGCCAGTAAAAGATCTTATCACAATTGGACCTTAGATGATGATATTTATTTATTCACTTTATGTAAAGAAGCTAAAAGAAGAAAAATTCCGTTAACAAGACTATTTGATCAAATATCAGAGGAATTTGGTAGAAAACCCCAAACAATAGCTCAACACTATTATACTGAAATAAAACCTAGAGAAGATGAGTTAAATGAACTTATTAAACAGGAAGGGGATATGGATTACAACTATCGTAAGCCGCTTAGTCCTATGACCTCAAGGTATGAGCTTCAAACACAACCTAGTTCTCACACAACTAATAATAACAATAATAATCCAGACGGTTTAGGGATTCCTCGAGAGGGATCTATTGTTGAAGGAACAATTGAAAACATAGCACCATTTGGGGTTTTTATAAGACTCGATAATGAACTAAGAGGTCTCTTACATATTTCAAAAATTAGTAATGATTACATAGATGACTTAAATACAATGTTTAAACCCGGTCAAAGAATTAAAGCTAAGGTTGAAAGCATTGATGAAAATGGTCGCCTAAGCTTCTCTACCTTGGATGTAGATATGAATGTAACATCTGAACCTATGCCACAAACAAATGATTCTGTTTTAGAAATGTTACCAGAATCTACAAAACTAAATGAAGGTTATTATAGTTTATTGAATAACTATTGCCATCTACAAGATTTACTACGCCAATTCCAAATGCAAGTACTAGACTTTAAACATCAACTTGAAAAATGTACAATTAACGAAAGTTTACTTGAAGAATTTAATAAATTTGCAAATAGATGTTTAGACATTTAAGGTAAATCTTATTTTTTTTAAGATTAATCTTACTTTTTATAAAGAAAGGGCTTGATTTTTTGAGATCAATGCCTTACTTTTTTTTAAAGGAAGTTTTATTTTAAGCTATTTTTTTAGGAGGAAAGTTAATGAATAGCATATTACCACTTATAGCTAGTGCATCTGTTGGTGGCATTATTGGTTATTCTACCAACTGGGTAGCAATTAAAATGCTATTTAGACCACTGGAAGAAAAAAGAATTTTTGGGGTTAGAGTACCCTTTACTCCAGGGGTAGTGCCAAAACAAAGAAAGGCCTTAGGTAGCAGTATAGGCAGCACCGTGAATAATTACCTTTTTACTAACGAGGCTTTAAAAGAAGTCTTTGAAAATGATACAGTAAACTCAAAGCTACATAACTTTGTAAAAAAACAAATTAATCACTTAAGGCAAAGTAACAAAACACCTAAAATGGTTTTAGCTGAGCTTAAAATAGATAGTGACACTATAAGCACTCAACTAGCCCATATAATCCATGAGAACCTTGATTTTGAGACTCTAGGTAGCAATTTACAACAAACAATAAGTCCCTTAACTACTAAATTGGCTTCCATAACCGTTGGAGATATTGCCAGCCATATTGAAGATAATGATTTAAATAAGTACGAAGCTAAAATGGCTGCTTTTTTAGAAAGATTTCTTAAAGAAAAGTTAGAATACGCTGAAAGCAATAACCTATCTTTAAGAGAGTTGTTATCCGATGAGGTCCTTGAGATACTTAAAAACTCAATCCAATACAATGCTCCTAACATGTTGGCTTGGTTGTCTAAACAACTAGACTCCGATGATACTAAGAAATTAATAGAAAAATATCTCGCTGATTTATTTACTGGTAATTTTTTAGGCAGTATTTTAGGTGGAATTCTACCTCCTGCTACTCTAAGTAATATGATTTGTGATAAATTTAAAGAAAAGCTGGCTACACCTCAAACGCTTATTTTTGTGCAAAATAAGCTTGACCTAATTTTTAACAATGTCAGTAACAAAGAAATTATTAAGCTTATTCCAGAAAATGTTACAATGTCAATACCTCAAATATCAACAGTTATTGTTAAAGAAGCCTTACCGTTACTAAACAAAACTTTAAAAAATTCTTTAGAAAAAAACGGACTGCTTACTTTAAATGAGTTAGGAGAAAAATTTAATTATAATATATCTGATTTACTCTCTAAGCAAATATCTAGTACTGTAAATAATTATTTAGAGAGCGAGGATAATATTAAAAATTTAATTTTACCTATGGTAAGCTTTTTACTAGATATGCCTATAAGCCAGTTAACACAAAAAATTGATAGCCATACTATAAAAAATCTATCCAATGCTTTATCTACAATTGTTCTAAGCTTTATAGATAAATACGGCAATGATTTTTTAGAGGTTCTTGATGTAAAAGCAATGGTAGAAAAGCAAATAGATAAATTAGAACTATTACAAGTAGAGGAGATTGTATTAAGTGTAATGAACAATCAACTAAAAGCTATCACAAGTTTTGGTTTATTATTAGGTGCTATATTGGGATTAATTCTGCCATTTATTAATACTTGGATTAGTAGTTTTTAAAAAATATTAATAAGAATTATATTTAGTAGTGTATAATATTTTAGGTATAATTAAAAAAAGGGCTTTTAGCCCTTTTTTTAATCTATGCTATCTCCTAAGATATCTAACGATTCTAATGCTTTTCCAGTTCCTTTAGCAACTACTGACACACATTCTTCTGCAATATGGGTTGGCACCATAGTATGTTCAGCCATAAGCCTGTCCAAACCATGTAGTAATGCACCACCACCAGTAAGTAATATACCACGATCTATTATGTCTGATGCTAATTCGGGTGGGCATATATCTAATAACCTTCTAACAAGTGATAACATCGAATCAATTGGGTCTTTTAAAGCCTCATAAACGTGTTGCGATGTAATAGTAATTGTATATGGCAATCCTGTAACTAAGTGACGACCACGTGCTTCCATGGTTTCATCTCTACCACCTGGATAAACTGTACCAACTTTAATCTTAATTTCTTCAGCTGTACGTTCTCCAATTGCTAAGTTAAACTCTTTTTTAACGTATCTAATAATAGCTTCGTCAAATTTATCTCCACCAACACGAAGAGATTCACTTTTAACAATACCACCTAAACTAATAATTGCCACATCAGTAGTTCCACCACCAATATCCACAACCATATTACCAGTTGGCTCTGTAATATCAACACCTGCCCCTAAAGCTGCTGCTAAAGGTTCTTCAATTGTACGTACAAATTTTGCTCCAGCTACTGCTGCAGCCTCTTTTACTGCTCTTTTTTCTACAGTTGTTGTTCCGCTGGGCACACACACCATCATTCTTGGGCGTGATAATAATCCCTTAGCGCCAACCTTCTGCATAAAACGTGTAATCATTTTTGCAGTTATATCGTAATCAGCAATAACTCCTTCTTTTAAAGGACGAATTGCTACTATATGACCTGGCGTACGACCAATCATACGTCGTGCCTCTTCACCAATAGCTAATACTTCTTTAGTATCTTTATTAATTGCAACCACTGAGGGTTCGTGAAGAACAATTCCTTTACCTTTTACAAAAACTAATACACTCGCAGTCCCTAAATCAATGCCTATATCTTTCGGCTCAAAAAACAAAAGTCCCACCTCCATTATCCTACCTCCATTATTGTACCTTATTTAATGGGGATACGACAATATTAATGAGAACCTCTCAAGTATTTTTTTATTTTTTTCTTCCTCGAGCGTATTTTCTTCTAGTAGCTGCACCTCCACGTAAATGCCTCATGGACTTATTATATTGCAAAACAGATTTAACATCATCATAGAGACCGCTATTTATTTTTCTTAATCTTTCTGTAACATCTTTATGAACAGTGCTTTTACTGACTCCAAAAACTTTAGCGGCCTTGCGTACCGTAGCCTTAGTGCGAACTATATATTTACCAATATCTAATGCCCGCCTATATATACGCTTATTCATTGGCAGACCTCCCCGTAGCTGTACATTTACTAAAATATATGTACAACATACGATAAATAGAATGTCTTAACCGATAAAAGCTCAACAAAACTTTTTATTATAAATTCTTTAGTACCTTAATTATACTAATAGATTTTTTAAACTAGGTTATTTTACTAGTTTAAAGCGTTAAAATAGCCTCTATATTAGAGACTATTTTTAGTCGCTATTTTGAATTTTCAGAATGTTTTAAAAACTGTATACAATGTATAATTATTCATTTTCAAATGTTTATGATAATAATTTTAGTTGTTTAAATAATTTGATTGTTGCAAATCTTTAGACTCTTTATCATTAAAAGATTCATGAGGTTCACTGCTAAAGTAGTCTCTGTAACATTAACATAAAGAAGAATACTCTAGCAGTTATCTCAACTCTATTAGGATAATGTGGGCAATAAACTCTCAGGGTCAACTGTTTCACCATTATGTTTTATCATAAAATGAATGTGATTTGGTAAAGCTGATTCTGCTAAGCTGGATTTTTCAATAATCATTATATTGTCTCCTACTTTTAATGATTCTGTAACAGTTACTAAAACTTTACCTTCACCTTTATAAACAGTAGTGTAATTATCACCATGTTTAATTTCAATAACATGTCCCCATTTTTCATTCCAAGTAATACTACTAACTATGCCACTGGCTGCTGTTTTAATATATCCACTTTTTTCTACAAATATGTCTATGCCATCATGCATTCGCCAATCTTCATAGGTTGGCCACAATACCACACCGTATGATTTTAATATTTTATTTTCACTCGGCCATTGCCATTGTGGTTTTTCTAAGCTCACTGCAACAGGAATATCTTGTTCTAAAGTCTGGTTTTTGCTGATGTCCTTTAATTCTACATTACTTTCTATTTTTGTACTTTTAGAAATATCTCTATCAACTAGGTCGTCATTTTTAGGTTCTATAGGATCTACTACATCTGGATCAGTTATAGGTGGAAGAGATATAAACTCCTTGTTAAATGACCTTAATCTCCACCACAATACACCTCCACTAAACACTGCTACAACAAAAAATACAAGTAGTGTTAGTAGTACTTTTTTTCCATGTTGTTTTGCTAACCGAGCTATCTTTGTTTTTATGATTTCAAAATTTTTTTTCAAGAAAGACATATAAAAATCCCCCCATTAATCATTGTTGACTAATAGAGGGATTTTATACTTTATTTACTAAATAAAAAATAGTTTTTGATAAAATTTAGCCTGCTCAATACAGGCCATAAAATGGCTTTTTATAATCTCTTCATCTTTAATAAATGGTTCACCGCTAATATCCACACTATCATGAATTTCGCTTCCTAAACAGACAAAGGTTCTTTTTTTAAGATTGCTGTTTAAGGAATCCCATAGCTGTTGCATCTCTATAGTATCATAGATATCAGGAAACTTTATTATTGATGATAAATTACTATTCTCAACTTTATTTATTAGCTGTAAATTATGCTCTTCTATCATAACAGTTAGTCCACTATTTTCTGTTTCATTACCGGTTAGTATGTTTGCATATTGAGATAAAAGATTAAAATCCGTATTTTCGTTACAGACAACAACTAAACCTCTGTTCATTTCCTCACACAAGTTAACATAATCTTCTATCATTTTTTTTCCATAATAAGGTATTATACTTACACCATGAGCGTGAAGGTTAGAGGGCTGTAATCCATCCCATCCCATTACTCTACCAATTATTCCATTACCAGCTAAATTATTGTTATCATTACTATACTCTGCAAACCTAGCATCTACTATAACTGGTAACTCGTGCCTTAGAGCTTGTACAATGGTACACTCTAATGCTCTTAATCCATAAGCACCATATTGCAAGTAGGAAGAAAGCCTGGGCATTATGCAGCATATATAAGGAGAGATTGTTTCAATAATATACTTTTCATAAACAACCAACGATTCTGAAACAGCAGCCCAGTTTCGCCCAAACTCACTAACTTTACTTTTTTTTAACCATGGAGGTAATTTTTCAAAGTTAGTATCTATTGTTAACATTATGTTACTTTTTAAATTTGCACGTCTTTGGTACAATACATCTGCAAAATTTCTCATTGAGCTCACCCCGGTACACTGTTGTATATGTTTATTCTATTTTAACTTATTTATGTTGAAAAGAAAACTTTTTATTTGCTATCACACATTATTTTGCCTTTATCTTTTTTATTTCTATTCCCTGATAATACTTTTTTAATATTTCTTGACAATTAAATCCTTTTTTAGCCATTCCATTAGCACCATATTGACACATACCTACACCATGACCATATCCTCTAGTATTAAACTCTAAACAATCTCCAACAACTTTAAAGTTAAACCAAGTTGAGTTAAGGTCTAGTGATTTCCTTAAGTTTACAGCTTCATATGTAATGTTCCCAATCTTTAGTTCTGCTACTCTATTAGTTGCGGTATACTTATTTATGCTCATTCTTGGTAATGTAGATTTTAGGTTTGCAACTGGCAAAACCATATTATTGTTTTCAGCTAGTGCTAATGACGCCTGATTGATAGTAATTTTTTTTGTTGAAAAATATTTTGGTGAATCACCACAATATTCACATTTTACCCCTGTTAGATATTCGATATCTTTCTGCCAAACCTCACCAGAATTTTCTGTGTGACCACCGCAAGTAGAGTGAAATAAAGGATCAATAGGAGTGTTATTATAGACTATAATCCATCCCTTGGTACTAGAAACAGCTTTACATATTTTATTATAGTACGTTTTATAATTATTGCCCCATTTACTTTTCATTTCAGCTATTGTGTTGTAGGCTTGGCAACATAATGAACTAGTACAAACATCTGCTTCATATCTTTGACAACCACTTCCACCATATATTTTAAGCCGTCTATAGACATAAGTACGGGCAGCAACTGCTTGTGCTCTTAATGCTTCGTATTCAAAATTAGCAGGCATTTCTGCTGCAATTACACCTACTAAGTAATGTCCTAACTCCATTTTTACATACTTATTTTGAGACGCTAAGTAAACATTTAAACTAACATTTACATCTAAATCTACTGGTGAAGTGATCTTAAAACTTCCTATTAACAACGGTACAATAACTAAAATTATTACAAAAAAAAGAGCAGTTAAAAAAACAGTACGCACTATTCCTCATCCTCTCAAGTCTTGCTAAAGCATATGGTAATGAGAAGATAAATAGAACAGTCTATTCGCCAATTACCTGTTTTTTTACAGCTCCTGTTCGGGTTATATTTGCGCCTACATTTCTTAATTTAGACTCAAAGTGCTCATAACCTCTATCTATATGATTTACTCCACTAACTTGGGTCGTACCTTCTGCCACTAAGCCAGCTAATACCAAGGCAGCACCTGCTCGTAAATCGCTTGATTGAACCTTTACTCCATAGAGTTTTTTAACACCTTTAACTACTGCCTTATTTCCATCAGTCCTTATTTTAGCACCCATTCTACACAGTTCATTAACATGCATGAACCTGTTTTCGAATACCGTTTCTGATACTACACTTACTCCTTTTCCTAAAGTCATCAGTGCCATCATTTGAGCCTGCATATCTGTAGGAAACCCCGGATATGGTAGTGTATTGATATCTGTTGATATAATCTCACTAGGTCCTATTACTTGAAGCGCCTCACCATAGTCATTTATTCTAACGCCTGTCTCTCTCAGCTTAGCCATAACAGGACATAAATGATGAGGTAAAACATTTTTTATTACAATATTTCCTTGGGTAATAGCTGAAGCTACCATATAGGTACCGGCTTCAATGCGATCTGGAATTATTCTATGATTAGTGGGGTGTAGTTTTTGTACCCCTGTAATCCTTATAGTAGGTGTTCCAGCACCATTGATATGAGCACCCATACTATTAATCATGTTAGCTAAATCAATTATTTCAGGCTCTCTTGCGGCATTTTCAATTATAGTAACTCCACTAGTTGTAGCCGCTAACATCATTAGGTTCTCTGTAGCTCCTACGCTAGGAAAATCTAAATATACTGTTGCACCTCTTAATTTACCAGATATTTTGCCTTCTATACAACCGTAGTTTTCTGTAATGTTTACACCTAAAGCTTTAAATCCTTTCAAATGTAAATCTATCGGTCTTGTACCTATAGCACATCCACCGGGCATTGCTACTTTTGCATGACCAGTTCGGGATAATAAAGCACCCATAATTAATACAGAAGCTCTCATTCTTCTTACTAAATTATAAGGGGTTTCTGTGCTTGTTATGTTGTGTGCATCTACTATTACAGCGTTTCCTTCTCTTCTTATTTTGCATCCTAAGCTACTTAATAACTCTATCATTGTATGAACATCCGCTAAATCTGGTACTGACTCTAATCTACTAATTCCAGGTGCTAAAATTGTTGCTGCTAAAGCTGGTAAACAGGCATTCTTTGATCCACTTACAGTTAGCTCACCGTGTAAGCGATGTCCTCCATATATTTTTATAGTCTTCAAAAAGCATCGCCTTCTTTCTTGCTAGTAACTTGAGGCAATAGCAGGATATCCCAGCCACAAATAATACCTACCTTCATCATCCTTTCTTGCAGAGATTTGCATATTAAAAGACCATCCGTAAGGTTTTTCGTTTAAGAGTGGACTATTTCCACATAAACTTATAACTTGGTTATCCACAAAAAAATCTGTAATGTCGCATTGCATTAATTTTACAAGCTTAGTTATTAATGATATAACATCTTCTTCGGGTGTGTTGCTATCAACAAAGCCTAATACTGAACAATTAATTTGTCCTTTCGCAGATAGTTGCTCTAGGGCAGTATTAATTATTTTGTGAAAACTCAAAAGTCTATCTATATTTTCATTTCCATCAATATTTATTAAAATATTGCTATCTACTGCAACTTCTTTTTGGTCGTAAAAGGTCTGCATAGATAAAGTTATATGTTCTCCATCATTTAGCTTACCTGTTACTGTTACCTCCCGATAACCTTCATGGTTTACACTTGTAAAATTAGATAAATTACTTAATTTTAATGAACCAATAAGATCTTTAAGTTGCTGCTCCATGTCGGCTTGGTCTAAAACTTGATTTTGCATTTTTGCATAAATACTAAGATTACTAGATAGTGTATTACAATTACTTTGTATCCAAGCATTTTTAATTGCCTCAATGCTTGCATCTACTGTTGAGTTTGCAAAACTAGCTGATATTACTACCGTAGTTAGAGTAAGTAAACAAAATATAAAAGCTACTTTTTTGGTCACTTTAATTCCCCCAAATAAGTTAAAGTACTTTGTTTATTTTACTTATATCAAGTAAAATAAAACGACTAGTCAAAAATATTGTCATTAAAACAATTTGCTTCAAAACTATTTGATAAAACTAACTTTAATATTACATTTTAAGTATTAAATAAAATGTATATTAGTAATTTTTGACAGGTCTTAATACATTTATACTTTGTTTTTAATTACTCCTTCATATGATATTTTAAAAGAGGTAGATTATAAAACTTTATGACGAAAAAAGAATTTTTTTCGCTGGACATGAAATATCTCTTCTTTACTTATTATTGTGTTTTTGGGCACTTTTTTTTCATGAGAAATAATGAAAATTAAAATACAGTTTTCAAGCAATAATAAATAATGGTATTTATGCAATTTTATTTTTTTTGTAAGGCCTTTTTGGAGGCTACTACAAGTATAATATCTTTATTTGAATCGGGCCTTGATACTACTTTAAACTTAAGATTTTTATCTTGAGCATACGCTATGTAATCACCAAGCTGCTTTATATAATTGCCTTTAACTAGCACTACATAGGCTTGCTCATTGTTCATAGCATCAGTAATTTTGGGATTCATTTCTTTTGATTTTGTTAGCTCTATTACAGTTAAATAGCTAATTACCCGTTCTGCGAATGTTCCTAAATATTTCCTTTTTTCATCCACTTTAAGTTCAGGTACACCATGGTATGCTTGTAAAAGAGTATTCTCTAATAAACTTTTATCTTCTCCTTGATTTTTTTTAAAATCCTTCTTTTCCATCTTGATATCTCCCTAAATATTATAATGTTTAATTTATCTAAGTTAATATATAGTACACAATGTTAACGCGTTTTGTGCGAAGCTTTTTTGGTGTACTATTATTATTGTATAGCTTAACTTATTTTATCGCATTTTTGCAAAAATTTTTTAAAAATTTTAAAACGGTCTATTTAACCTGTAGTGTACTCTTTTTTATTAGATAACAGGTTTCACCTTGTTTTATAAGGTAACGATTTTATAATTACAAATGTACTCATTTTAATCGAGTTTTCGCAGCGTAGCAAGCATAAAATACCACGTATGCCAAAGGCATACACACAACGCGAGCACAGTGAGCACACCACGTATTTGCTAAGCAAATACACACCACACGACGACAATATGTTTTATGGAGTATAACGGAGCGAAGCCAATAATGTTAAGCGAGTACACTACAAAAATGGGGTAATTCACATCAGTGAATTACCCCATTTTGATTATTTAAAGTTTTTAGTTTTAAGACGAGCCATAGCTCTATCTAAAGCTGCCTTAGCCCTAGTATGGTCAATCTTATCACTTGTATCCTTTAATCTTTTTTCCGCGCGTTCTTTTGCTTCTTTAGCACGATTAATATCTATCTCACTTTGCAACTCAGCTGTACGTGCTAATACGGTAATTTGCTCGGTTGAAACCTCCAAAAAGCCCCCTGAAACAGCTATTAGATCATGACTACTATCATTCACCTTAACTCGCATCACTCCGGCCTGTAGAGTGGCTAAAATCGGTGTATGTCCTGGCATAATTCCCAGCTCACCTGATTTTGCTTTTGCTATTACCATATTAATTTCTTTACTATATACAGTACGCTGTGGTGTAACTATATCGAGTTTTATTGAACTCATAGTCGCTCACCTACTTAACCACGTAAAGCTTTAGCTTTTTCAACTGCTTCTTCAATAGTTCCTACAAAGAGGAATGCTTCCTCTGGAAGATCGTCATATTTTCCGTCTAAAATGGCTCGGAAACTACGAACAGTATCTTTAATAGGAACAAATCGACCTGGTATACCAATGAATTGCTCTGCTACATAAAATGGTTGAGATAAAAATCGCTCTAAACGACGGGCTCTAGCAACAATAGCTTTATCCTCATCACTTAATTCATCCATTCCTAAAATAGCGATAATATCTTGTAATTCTTTGTAGCGCTGTAATACAGCCTGTACTTCACGAGCAACATCATAATGCTCTTGACCAACAATACGTGGTTCTAAGATTTTAGAAGATGAGCTTAAAGGATCTACCGCAGGATAAATACCTAGCTCCGAAATTCTACGATCTAAGTTTGTTGTTGAATCTAAGTGAGCAAATGTAGTAGCAGGAGCAGGGTCAGTATAGTCATCCGCTGGTACATATACAGCTTGTATAGATGTAATAGAACCTTTTTTAGTAGATGTAATACGCTCTTGTAATTGTCCTACATCATAAGCCAAGGTTGGCTGATATCCTACCGCACTAGGCATACGGCCAAGCAACGCAGATACCTCTGAACCAGCCTGAATAAATCGGAAAATGTTATCAACAAATAATAGTACATCCTGACCTAAATCATCACGGAAATATTCAGCCATTGTTAAGCCTGTTAAACCTACACGCATACGTGCTCCTGGTGGCTCGTTCATTTGACCAAAAACCATAGCTGTACTATTAATTACACCCGATTCAGACATCTCTAAAAATAAGTCATTACCTTCACGGGTACGCTCACCTACACCAGCAAATACAGAGTATCCACCATGCTCAGCAGCTATAGCACGAATTAGCTCTTGAATAAGTACTGTTTTACCTACACCAGCACCCCCAAATAAACCAATTTTACCACCACGAGGGTAAGGACATAATAAATCAATTACTTTAATTCCTGTTTCAAACATCTCAGTAGCACCAGCTTGCTCTTCAAGTGTAGGAGCCTCACGGTGAATTG
This Clostridium sp. 'deep sea' DNA region includes the following protein-coding sequences:
- the spoIID gene encoding stage II sporulation protein D, with protein sequence MRTVFLTALFFVIILVIVPLLIGSFKITSPVDLDVNVSLNVYLASQNKYVKMELGHYLVGVIAAEMPANFEYEALRAQAVAARTYVYRRLKIYGGSGCQRYEADVCTSSLCCQAYNTIAEMKSKWGNNYKTYYNKICKAVSSTKGWIIVYNNTPIDPLFHSTCGGHTENSGEVWQKDIEYLTGVKCEYCGDSPKYFSTKKITINQASLALAENNNMVLPVANLKSTLPRMSINKYTATNRVAELKIGNITYEAVNLRKSLDLNSTWFNFKVVGDCLEFNTRGYGHGVGMCQYGANGMAKKGFNCQEILKKYYQGIEIKKIKAK
- the murA gene encoding UDP-N-acetylglucosamine 1-carboxyvinyltransferase is translated as MKTIKIYGGHRLHGELTVSGSKNACLPALAATILAPGISRLESVPDLADVHTMIELLSSLGCKIRREGNAVIVDAHNITSTETPYNLVRRMRASVLIMGALLSRTGHAKVAMPGGCAIGTRPIDLHLKGFKALGVNITENYGCIEGKISGKLRGATVYLDFPSVGATENLMMLAATTSGVTIIENAAREPEIIDLANMINSMGAHINGAGTPTIRITGVQKLHPTNHRIIPDRIEAGTYMVASAITQGNIVIKNVLPHHLCPVMAKLRETGVRINDYGEALQVIGPSEIISTDINTLPYPGFPTDMQAQMMALMTLGKGVSVVSETVFENRFMHVNELCRMGAKIRTDGNKAVVKGVKKLYGVKVQSSDLRAGAALVLAGLVAEGTTQVSGVNHIDRGYEHFESKLRNVGANITRTGAVKKQVIGE
- a CDS encoding YwmB family TATA-box binding protein gives rise to the protein MTKKVAFIFCLLTLTTVVISASFANSTVDASIEAIKNAWIQSNCNTLSSNLSIYAKMQNQVLDQADMEQQLKDLIGSLKLSNLSNFTSVNHEGYREVTVTGKLNDGEHITLSMQTFYDQKEVAVDSNILINIDGNENIDRLLSFHKIINTALEQLSAKGQINCSVLGFVDSNTPEEDVISLITKLVKLMQCDITDFFVDNQVISLCGNSPLLNEKPYGWSFNMQISARKDDEGRYYLWLGYPAIASSY
- a CDS encoding DUF1694 domain-containing protein, yielding MEKKDFKKNQGEDKSLLENTLLQAYHGVPELKVDEKRKYLGTFAERVISYLTVIELTKSKEMNPKITDAMNNEQAYVVLVKGNYIKQLGDYIAYAQDKNLKFKVVSRPDSNKDIILVVASKKALQKK
- a CDS encoding F0F1 ATP synthase subunit epsilon, encoding MSSIKLDIVTPQRTVYSKEINMVIAKAKSGELGIMPGHTPILATLQAGVMRVKVNDSSHDLIAVSGGFLEVSTEQITVLARTAELQSEIDINRAKEAKERAEKRLKDTSDKIDHTRAKAALDRAMARLKTKNFK
- the atpD gene encoding F0F1 ATP synthase subunit beta; this encodes MKNGRVIQVMGPVVDVAFDEGHLPDIYTALKVKISGEGLEDRELVVEVMQHLGDNIVRGVAMSATDGLQRGVEVVNTGKPISVPVGKGVLGRIFNVVGEPVDGKGAVDAAKESPIHREAPTLEEQAGATEMFETGIKVIDLLCPYPRGGKIGLFGGAGVGKTVLIQELIRAIAAEHGGYSVFAGVGERTREGNDLFLEMSESGVINSTAMVFGQMNEPPGARMRVGLTGLTMAEYFRDDLGQDVLLFVDNIFRFIQAGSEVSALLGRMPSAVGYQPTLAYDVGQLQERITSTKKGSITSIQAVYVPADDYTDPAPATTFAHLDSTTNLDRRISELGIYPAVDPLSSSSKILEPRIVGQEHYDVAREVQAVLQRYKELQDIIAILGMDELSDEDKAIVARARRLERFLSQPFYVAEQFIGIPGRFVPIKDTVRSFRAILDGKYDDLPEEAFLFVGTIEEAVEKAKALRG